The Corallococcus soli genome includes a window with the following:
- a CDS encoding PEGA domain-containing protein: MSLRRFAVLSLVATLTLPSAVFAQETDDLIAPAEDTPATPKARPKTPKPKAVKRKPAPKKERVGKKAKPGKTPAVSPTAAPEAAKSLLAFKLGSNARSAKVTVDDVEVNPQSPVELPPGEHRVVARRPGYSDFVQRVVLVPGQTTDVTVALEVATGVATLRADVPRATVLVDGVKVGVTPMENYTLSPGQHEVEFRAPGLKDVKNIVVRAGQLYVVEGRLRPVADSDVPRNAVLEPAATPAGPVEQPGLALGTEQPPELKEEGGTAWYQRWYVWVGVGVVAAGAGAAYAVTRGPAALDPNVDVCGGQCDGTIGAGLRSGMPASALRF, translated from the coding sequence ATGAGCCTTCGCCGCTTCGCCGTCCTGTCGCTCGTCGCCACCCTGACGCTTCCGTCCGCGGTCTTCGCCCAGGAGACCGACGACCTCATCGCTCCCGCGGAGGATACGCCGGCGACACCCAAGGCCCGGCCCAAGACGCCGAAGCCGAAGGCGGTGAAGCGCAAGCCCGCTCCGAAGAAGGAGCGCGTGGGCAAGAAGGCGAAGCCGGGCAAGACGCCCGCGGTGTCGCCCACCGCCGCGCCCGAGGCCGCGAAGTCCCTGCTGGCGTTCAAGCTGGGCAGCAACGCGCGCAGCGCGAAGGTCACCGTGGACGACGTGGAGGTGAACCCCCAGTCGCCCGTGGAGCTGCCGCCGGGAGAGCACCGCGTCGTGGCGCGCCGTCCGGGCTACTCGGACTTCGTCCAGCGCGTCGTGTTGGTGCCGGGCCAGACGACGGACGTGACGGTGGCCCTGGAGGTCGCGACGGGCGTGGCCACCCTGCGCGCGGACGTGCCTCGCGCCACGGTGCTGGTGGATGGCGTGAAGGTCGGCGTCACGCCGATGGAGAACTACACCCTCAGCCCGGGCCAGCACGAGGTGGAGTTCCGCGCCCCGGGCCTCAAGGACGTGAAGAACATCGTCGTGCGCGCCGGCCAGCTCTACGTGGTCGAAGGCCGCCTGCGCCCGGTGGCGGACTCGGACGTGCCGCGCAACGCGGTGCTGGAGCCGGCGGCGACCCCGGCCGGACCGGTGGAGCAGCCGGGGCTGGCGCTGGGCACGGAGCAGCCCCCGGAGCTGAAGGAGGAAGGCGGCACGGCGTGGTACCAGCGCTGGTACGTCTGGGTGGGCGTGGGCGTGGTGGCCGCTGGCGCGGGCGCCGCCTACGCGGTGACCCGGGGCCCCGCGGCGCTCGACCCGAACGTCGACGTCTGCGGTGGGCAGTGCGACGGCACCATCGGCGCGGGCCTGCGCTCGGGGATGCCCGCGAGCGCGCTGCGCTTCTGA
- the ftsY gene encoding signal recognition particle-docking protein FtsY → MKTPNALDALLAQAPPAPAPVPTAPGGGTTQPGTGTPPADTGLTGGDVVGIGGAALFVLLMVLAARKLFGRKRPPEAPRKTPEQAPQLPAERPELRVELPPSDTELALRRDAEDAHARTEDLRRQRESASLAIRGTKDGAERARLEAEVRTLKEREEEAKRVEYRAKKAVDDETRERRKREQAEAVRLREEALAQEAAQAEAARQAEAAAQRAKVEAEGGRTLAQGLDRTKSQGFMARLNGLFGQQREVDESVLAELEEILFTADIGVRTANHLVEVAREKLKRKELSDPERIKGVIREEVARMVDLPVPRSLEGGGPPHVVMVVGVNGAGKTTTIGKLAAQLTGQGKKVVLAAGDTFRAAATEQLDVWAERAGAQLVKGTDGGDPGAVVFEAVKKAQAEGASVIIADTAGRLHTKAPLMEELKKVKRVMDKALPGAPHEVLLVLDSTNGQNAIMQAKQFHEAVGVTSIALTKLDGTAKGGVIIGICDELKLPVVWVGVGEKIADLRRFEPREFVQALFD, encoded by the coding sequence ATGAAGACCCCGAACGCCCTCGACGCCCTGCTCGCGCAGGCGCCCCCTGCCCCCGCCCCCGTCCCCACCGCCCCCGGTGGCGGCACGACGCAGCCGGGCACGGGCACCCCGCCCGCGGACACCGGCCTCACCGGCGGCGACGTGGTGGGCATTGGCGGCGCGGCCCTCTTCGTCCTCCTGATGGTCCTCGCGGCCCGCAAGCTGTTCGGCCGCAAGCGCCCGCCCGAAGCCCCCCGCAAAACCCCGGAGCAGGCCCCCCAGCTGCCCGCCGAGCGCCCCGAGCTGCGCGTGGAGCTGCCGCCCTCCGACACGGAGCTGGCCCTGCGCCGCGACGCGGAGGACGCCCACGCCCGCACGGAGGACCTGCGCCGTCAGCGCGAGTCCGCGTCGCTCGCCATCCGGGGGACGAAGGACGGCGCCGAGCGCGCCCGCCTGGAGGCGGAGGTCCGCACCCTCAAGGAGCGCGAGGAGGAGGCCAAGCGCGTCGAATACCGCGCCAAGAAGGCCGTCGACGACGAGACGCGCGAGCGCCGCAAGCGGGAGCAGGCCGAAGCGGTGCGCCTGCGCGAAGAGGCGCTGGCCCAGGAGGCCGCCCAGGCGGAGGCTGCCCGTCAGGCCGAGGCCGCAGCCCAGCGCGCCAAGGTGGAGGCCGAAGGGGGCCGCACCCTGGCGCAGGGCCTGGACCGCACGAAGAGCCAGGGCTTCATGGCCCGGCTCAACGGGCTGTTCGGTCAGCAGCGCGAAGTGGACGAATCCGTGCTGGCGGAGCTGGAGGAGATCCTCTTCACCGCCGACATCGGCGTTCGGACCGCCAACCACCTGGTGGAGGTGGCGCGCGAGAAGCTCAAGCGCAAGGAGCTGAGCGACCCGGAGCGCATCAAGGGCGTCATCCGCGAGGAGGTCGCGCGGATGGTGGACCTGCCCGTGCCGCGCTCGCTGGAGGGCGGCGGCCCGCCTCACGTCGTGATGGTGGTGGGCGTCAACGGCGCTGGCAAGACGACGACCATCGGGAAGCTGGCCGCGCAGCTCACCGGCCAGGGCAAGAAGGTGGTGCTCGCCGCGGGCGACACCTTCCGCGCCGCCGCCACCGAACAACTGGACGTGTGGGCCGAGCGCGCCGGCGCCCAGCTGGTGAAGGGCACCGACGGCGGGGACCCCGGCGCCGTCGTCTTCGAGGCGGTGAAGAAGGCCCAGGCGGAGGGCGCCAGCGTCATCATCGCGGACACCGCGGGCCGACTGCACACCAAGGCCCCGCTCATGGAGGAGCTCAAGAAGGTCAAGCGCGTGATGGACAAGGCGCTGCCCGGCGCGCCCCATGAGGTGCTGCTCGTGCTGGACTCCACCAACGGGCAAAACGCCATCATGCAGGCCAAGCAGTTCCACGAGGCCGTGGGCGTCACCTCCATCGCGCTCACCAAGCTGGACGGCACCGCCAAGGGCGGCGTCATCATCGGCATCTGCGACGAGCTGAAGCTGCCGGTGGTCTGGGTGGGCGTGGGCGAGAAGATCGCCGACCTGCGCCGCTTCGAGCCGCGCGAGTTCGTGCAGGCCCTGTTCGACTGA
- a CDS encoding S41 family peptidase, whose product MTGLLPPWRLGLAALLLWGAPVFAKAPADAAGRDETAYRQLELFARVLSYVENNYVEPVDRKTLIHGAIQGMLDTLDPHTVFMPPEVFREMKIDTSGEFGGLGIEIARKGDRLVVVAPIDDTPAARAGIKAGDELLAIDGESTQGMDLGRALQKMRGPAGGRVLLTLMRAGFNAPQELAILRDHIRIVSVEGALYEGIGHVKVKNFQDRTDQSLRKELDRLRALNGGRELDGLVLDLRNNPGGLLDQAVAMSDRFLPGNLPIVSTRGREGRNASEERSRDRDTEKDYPLVVLVNAGSASASEIVAGALQDHGRGVIMGTQTFGKGSVQTIIELEDGSGLKLTIARYYTPKGRSIQEKGITPDFLVPEEGPGGAATNAPREKDLQRHFRAEPSQATSEVAAAPRGLPANLKDWAVTAKLTDSQLRVALNYLHGLAPGAASRGPGSTAGR is encoded by the coding sequence GTGACAGGTCTCCTCCCGCCGTGGCGCCTGGGCCTGGCCGCGCTCCTCCTGTGGGGCGCCCCCGTGTTCGCGAAGGCCCCGGCGGACGCGGCCGGCAGGGACGAGACGGCGTACCGGCAGCTGGAGCTGTTCGCGCGCGTGCTCTCCTACGTGGAGAACAACTACGTGGAGCCGGTGGACCGCAAGACGCTCATCCACGGCGCCATCCAGGGGATGCTGGACACGTTGGATCCGCACACCGTCTTCATGCCCCCGGAGGTGTTCCGGGAGATGAAGATCGACACGTCGGGCGAGTTCGGCGGGCTGGGCATCGAAATCGCGCGCAAGGGCGACCGGCTGGTGGTGGTGGCCCCCATCGACGACACGCCCGCGGCCCGCGCTGGCATCAAGGCCGGGGACGAGCTGCTCGCCATCGACGGGGAGAGCACGCAGGGCATGGACCTGGGCCGCGCGCTCCAGAAGATGCGGGGGCCCGCCGGGGGCCGCGTGCTGCTCACGCTCATGCGCGCGGGCTTCAACGCGCCCCAGGAGCTGGCCATCCTGCGCGACCACATCCGCATCGTGTCGGTGGAGGGCGCGCTCTACGAAGGCATCGGGCACGTGAAGGTGAAGAACTTCCAGGACCGCACGGACCAGTCCCTGCGCAAGGAGCTGGACCGGCTGCGCGCGCTCAACGGCGGCCGGGAGCTGGACGGCCTGGTGCTGGACCTGCGCAACAACCCCGGCGGCCTGCTGGACCAGGCGGTGGCCATGAGCGACCGCTTCCTGCCGGGCAACCTGCCCATCGTGTCCACGCGCGGGCGCGAGGGCCGCAACGCCTCCGAGGAGCGCAGCCGCGACCGCGACACGGAGAAGGACTATCCGCTGGTGGTGCTGGTCAACGCGGGCAGCGCGTCCGCGTCGGAGATCGTGGCCGGGGCGCTCCAGGACCACGGCCGCGGGGTCATCATGGGCACGCAGACCTTCGGCAAGGGCAGCGTGCAGACCATCATCGAACTGGAGGATGGCTCCGGGCTGAAGCTCACCATCGCCCGCTACTACACGCCCAAGGGCCGCAGCATCCAGGAGAAGGGCATCACCCCGGACTTCCTCGTGCCGGAGGAGGGCCCGGGCGGGGCGGCCACCAACGCGCCCCGGGAGAAGGATTTGCAGCGCCACTTCCGGGCGGAGCCGTCCCAGGCGACGTCGGAGGTCGCGGCCGCGCCGCGCGGACTGCCCGCGAACCTGAAGGACTGGGCGGTGACGGCGAAGCTCACGGATTCGCAGCTGCGGGTGGCCCTGAACTACCTCCACGGGTTGGCGCCGGGAGCGGCGTCCCGGGGGCCCGGGAGCACGGCGGGTCGCTGA
- a CDS encoding M1 family aminopeptidase, which translates to MRTFPGWWLLCVLVAGPAAAAPPRATPVTTPALAPASVMGAGSVAPEVQLCLQHLKPSERDRAARALGPLESVPRYRVQLEVEPKERRVWGKVQVELVAKGPAPLTELYLRLTPNARSRQVTLSGAKLNGRAVTLEPGPEPTLLRVAVAPPVAPGGTVSLEVAVKGTVPRAAPGAESLAGLGGLMGGGKQGGAEDHGAFSATADVVSLVGVVPQVPPVDGQGRPWAGPQGQGDLALYEPAHVLATLTVPAGWAAHATGTPLGEVPERDGRVRYSFAAAAVRDFPVLVTRGYQSATATVNAVTVESHFASQDAAVGKRVLKYASQALAEFEKRLGPLPYTHLRVVQAPLSGGAGGMEFPGLVTVATSLYRAKGDPSQLLAGMPGMDEAMQAFLGAQGAGLMAQLGDSLERTLEFTVAHEVAHQYFAGLVGSDPIRDPVVDESLAQYAALLYIEWAHGPEAAESLRQEALVMPYQLFRMSGGKDGRADRPAGDFQGGEMEYGALVYGKAPLLHHASRKLVGDEAFFKALRAYVDTYRFKWACRTCFTQELAKASPVNAKALGALRTRWWEEAHGDEDLGGGDLKGLMDAMGGGLGDVKLDAQTQQLLEELIPQLMGQ; encoded by the coding sequence ATGAGGACCTTCCCCGGGTGGTGGCTGCTGTGCGTGCTCGTCGCAGGACCGGCCGCGGCGGCACCTCCCCGCGCGACGCCAGTGACAACGCCGGCCCTGGCTCCAGCCTCCGTGATGGGCGCGGGAAGCGTGGCGCCGGAGGTCCAGCTCTGCCTGCAGCACCTCAAGCCCTCGGAGCGTGACCGGGCCGCGCGGGCGCTGGGGCCGCTGGAGTCCGTGCCGCGCTACCGCGTGCAACTGGAGGTGGAGCCGAAGGAGCGGCGCGTCTGGGGCAAGGTGCAGGTGGAGCTGGTGGCGAAGGGCCCCGCGCCCCTCACCGAGCTGTACCTGCGGCTGACGCCCAACGCCCGCTCGCGCCAGGTGACGCTCTCCGGCGCGAAGCTCAACGGCCGGGCCGTGACGCTGGAGCCGGGGCCGGAGCCCACGCTGCTGCGCGTGGCGGTGGCGCCGCCGGTGGCCCCGGGGGGCACGGTGTCGCTGGAGGTCGCGGTGAAGGGCACGGTGCCCCGGGCGGCGCCGGGCGCGGAGTCGCTGGCCGGCCTGGGCGGGCTCATGGGCGGCGGCAAGCAGGGCGGCGCGGAGGACCACGGGGCCTTCTCCGCCACGGCGGACGTGGTGAGCCTGGTGGGCGTGGTGCCGCAGGTGCCCCCGGTGGATGGTCAGGGACGGCCTTGGGCGGGGCCGCAGGGGCAGGGGGACCTGGCGCTGTACGAACCCGCGCACGTGCTGGCCACGCTCACCGTGCCCGCGGGCTGGGCGGCGCACGCCACCGGGACGCCGCTGGGGGAGGTGCCCGAGCGCGATGGCCGCGTGCGCTACAGCTTCGCGGCCGCGGCGGTGCGTGACTTCCCGGTGCTGGTGACGCGCGGCTACCAGTCCGCCACCGCCACGGTGAACGCCGTCACGGTGGAGAGCCACTTCGCGTCCCAGGACGCGGCGGTGGGCAAGCGCGTGCTCAAGTACGCGTCGCAGGCGCTGGCGGAGTTCGAGAAGCGCCTGGGCCCGCTGCCCTACACCCACCTCCGCGTGGTGCAGGCGCCCCTGAGCGGGGGCGCGGGCGGCATGGAGTTCCCGGGGCTCGTCACGGTGGCGACGTCGCTCTACCGCGCGAAGGGGGACCCCTCGCAGCTGCTCGCGGGCATGCCCGGCATGGACGAAGCGATGCAGGCCTTCCTGGGCGCGCAGGGGGCGGGGCTGATGGCCCAACTGGGAGACTCGCTGGAGCGCACGCTGGAGTTCACCGTGGCGCACGAGGTGGCGCACCAGTACTTCGCGGGGCTCGTGGGCTCCGACCCCATCCGCGACCCGGTGGTGGACGAGTCGCTGGCGCAGTACGCCGCGCTCCTCTACATCGAATGGGCCCACGGCCCGGAGGCCGCCGAGTCCCTGAGGCAGGAGGCCCTGGTGATGCCCTACCAGCTCTTCCGCATGTCGGGCGGGAAGGACGGCCGCGCGGACCGGCCCGCGGGCGACTTCCAGGGCGGTGAGATGGAGTACGGCGCGCTCGTGTACGGCAAGGCGCCGCTCCTGCATCACGCGTCGCGCAAGCTCGTGGGGGACGAAGCCTTCTTCAAGGCCCTGCGCGCCTACGTGGACACGTACCGCTTCAAGTGGGCGTGCAGGACGTGCTTCACGCAGGAGCTGGCGAAGGCGAGCCCCGTGAACGCGAAGGCGCTGGGCGCCCTGCGCACGCGCTGGTGGGAGGAGGCCCACGGCGACGAGGACCTGGGCGGCGGGGACCTGAAGGGCCTGATGGACGCCATGGGCGGCGGCCTGGGCGACGTGAAGCTGGACGCCCAGACGCAGCAGCTGCTGGAGGAGCTCATCCCCCAGCTCATGGGGCAGTGA
- a CDS encoding D-alanine--D-alanine ligase family protein, whose product MGKRVGVLMGGWGEEREISLKTGEAVVAALETLGHTVTRVFAGPGLDRALRAAELDVAFLALHGRMGEDGRVQGLLELLELPYTGSGVLASALAMDKPMAKKLFQLHNLATPRGYKVGRADAARALELHGDSGFPCVVKPAKGGSSVGLSVVHDAGALVPAVAQACRFGGEALVERFVPGQEVTVGILGDSVLGSCEVAFPREGFDYDAKYKGGARYFLPPRLSDTRRVNVETLALAAYRALGCRGYGRVDLLCSDTENDVVLEVNTLPGFTPTSLLPKIAARAGLDFPELVQGVLDRATRDESHVREEVPLVSDAPPAPLRVAR is encoded by the coding sequence ATGGGCAAGCGCGTGGGAGTGCTGATGGGCGGGTGGGGTGAGGAGCGGGAGATCTCGCTCAAGACGGGGGAGGCCGTGGTGGCGGCCCTGGAGACGCTGGGACACACCGTCACCCGCGTCTTCGCGGGCCCCGGGCTGGACCGGGCGCTGCGCGCCGCGGAGCTCGACGTGGCCTTCCTCGCGCTGCACGGCCGCATGGGCGAGGACGGTCGCGTGCAGGGCCTCCTGGAGCTGCTGGAGCTGCCCTACACGGGCTCCGGCGTGCTGGCCTCCGCGCTGGCCATGGACAAGCCCATGGCGAAGAAGCTCTTCCAGCTCCACAACCTGGCCACGCCCCGGGGCTACAAGGTGGGCCGCGCGGACGCGGCGCGCGCGCTGGAGCTGCACGGCGACAGCGGCTTTCCCTGCGTGGTGAAGCCCGCGAAGGGCGGCTCCTCCGTGGGCCTGTCGGTGGTGCACGACGCCGGGGCGCTGGTGCCCGCGGTGGCCCAGGCGTGCCGCTTCGGCGGCGAGGCCCTGGTGGAGCGCTTCGTCCCGGGGCAGGAGGTGACGGTGGGCATCCTCGGCGACAGCGTGCTGGGCAGCTGCGAGGTGGCCTTCCCGCGCGAGGGCTTCGACTACGACGCCAAGTACAAGGGCGGCGCGCGGTACTTCCTGCCGCCCCGGCTGTCCGACACCCGCCGCGTCAACGTGGAGACGCTCGCGCTCGCCGCGTACCGCGCCCTGGGCTGCCGGGGCTACGGCCGCGTGGACCTGCTGTGCTCGGACACGGAGAACGACGTGGTGCTGGAGGTGAACACCCTGCCGGGCTTCACCCCCACCAGCCTGCTGCCCAAGATCGCCGCCCGCGCGGGCCTGGACTTCCCGGAGCTGGTGCAGGGCGTCCTCGACCGGGCCACCCGCGACGAGTCCCACGTCCGTGAAGAGGTCCCCCTCGTCTCCGACGCGCCCCCTGCGCCCCTGCGCGTCGCCCGCTAG
- a CDS encoding cellulose synthase family protein produces MTTVEIIFLAVYFSLLSVLGVYGSHRYRMAFLYYRHKFKLPTPNGTLAALPRVTIQLPIFNEMYVVERLVESVCRIDYPRELLEIQVLDDSTDETCGIARACVERHRQKGHDIVYIHRVNRQGYKAGALENGLKLATGEYVAVFDADFVPSPDFLMRTVPFFADAKVGMVQVRWGHLNREYSILTQAQSIFLDGHFIIEHTARNRAGCFFNFNGTAGIWRRGTISDAGGWQHDTLTEDLDLSYRAQLKGWQFVFLPEVISPAEVPVDMNAFKSQQHRWAKGSIQTAKKLLPTILKSDLPLLVKREAFFHLTNNMAYLLMVLLSVLMPISMVVRFQHGLYGTLFLDLPFFITATASVCVFYVAAQRERGATGWERFKYLPFLMSLGIGLAINNAKAVGEALLNQQSGFARTPKTGAEGKSVKAPVKKSYRGSKTLMPVVELLFAAYFTGALWFAIDSRIYTSVPFIVLFQAGFLYVGVSSLLQGFVGRVKVAESAPAVTSPEEQPRQAA; encoded by the coding sequence ATGACCACCGTTGAGATCATCTTCCTGGCTGTCTATTTCAGCCTGCTGAGCGTGCTGGGGGTCTATGGATCCCACCGGTATCGCATGGCGTTCCTGTACTACCGCCACAAGTTCAAGCTGCCCACTCCGAATGGAACGCTCGCCGCGTTGCCTCGGGTGACCATCCAGCTGCCCATCTTCAATGAGATGTACGTGGTGGAGCGCCTGGTGGAGTCGGTGTGCCGCATCGACTACCCGCGCGAGCTGCTGGAAATCCAGGTGCTGGACGACTCGACGGACGAGACGTGCGGCATCGCGCGTGCGTGCGTGGAGCGCCACCGCCAGAAGGGCCACGACATCGTCTACATCCACCGCGTCAACCGCCAGGGCTACAAGGCGGGCGCGCTGGAGAACGGCCTGAAGCTGGCCACGGGCGAGTACGTGGCGGTGTTCGACGCGGATTTCGTCCCGAGCCCCGACTTCCTGATGCGCACGGTGCCCTTCTTCGCGGACGCGAAGGTGGGCATGGTGCAGGTGCGCTGGGGCCACCTGAACCGTGAGTACTCCATCCTCACGCAGGCCCAGAGCATCTTCCTGGACGGGCACTTCATCATCGAGCACACCGCGCGCAACCGCGCCGGCTGCTTCTTCAACTTCAACGGCACGGCGGGCATCTGGCGCCGCGGCACCATCTCCGACGCGGGCGGCTGGCAGCACGACACGCTCACGGAGGACCTGGACCTGAGCTACCGCGCGCAGCTCAAGGGCTGGCAGTTCGTGTTCCTGCCGGAGGTCATCTCCCCGGCCGAAGTGCCGGTGGACATGAACGCCTTCAAGAGCCAGCAGCACCGCTGGGCCAAGGGCTCCATCCAGACGGCGAAGAAGCTGTTGCCCACCATCCTCAAGAGCGACCTGCCGCTGCTGGTGAAGCGCGAGGCGTTCTTCCACCTCACCAACAACATGGCGTACCTGTTGATGGTGCTGCTGTCGGTGCTGATGCCCATCAGCATGGTGGTGCGCTTCCAGCACGGCCTGTACGGCACGCTGTTCCTGGACCTGCCCTTCTTCATCACCGCGACGGCCAGCGTCTGCGTCTTCTACGTGGCCGCCCAGCGCGAGCGCGGCGCCACCGGCTGGGAGCGCTTCAAGTACCTGCCGTTCCTGATGAGCCTGGGCATCGGCCTGGCCATCAACAACGCGAAGGCCGTGGGCGAGGCGCTGCTCAACCAGCAGTCGGGCTTCGCGCGCACGCCGAAGACGGGCGCCGAGGGCAAGAGCGTCAAGGCGCCGGTGAAGAAGAGCTACCGCGGCAGCAAGACGCTGATGCCGGTCGTGGAACTGCTCTTCGCCGCGTACTTCACCGGGGCGCTGTGGTTCGCCATCGACTCGCGCATCTACACGTCGGTGCCCTTCATCGTCCTGTTCCAGGCGGGCTTCCTGTACGTGGGCGTGTCCAGCCTGCTGCAGGGCTTCGTGGGCCGGGTGAAGGTGGCCGAGTCCGCCCCCGCCGTGACCTCCCCGGAGGAGCAGCCGCGTCAGGCGGCCTGA
- a CDS encoding PEGA domain-containing protein codes for MQRPFKRALHATLSGWLVGMLALGPAAAAQQHVPLRLIPRTLPAAAGPRVAVVAIPLDPSLEGEALKLAHWAEQAVARSGRLELVRLADALDAQGASAREAKAVEGNAAYKEGAKAYDELDTVKALQSFDKAVRAYEQSDLSRAFALLSRARVMKAASQLANGENKAAELEMRSVLAVDPRAQFNPNFFPPEAVAFVEKERKAQLDGAEASLSVRTQPVPAQVFVDGAFRGVSPLTLTGLTRADHYVTLVAPGYAVQEGRAREGDAAFTLTPLPVQQRMNALVARIAKEPDGEERDKALRELGALAGVPQVLALLVRGGPGNAPLNVTGVRLDVTDGHNLAYGMGPQVPRGDAMATGSESFLTGLVAQDAARVGGKPTTHFTGGGSVSRRTVGYVLLATGVALLAGGIYFGLEASSKSDAFKTAPQGSTRAEDLKSTGKTYALVADVGVLAGLVSAGAGGYLAFYNKGGSGSASPATPSRPPARDVQARDAKPIDQALPMPPPPARTEPAPKANATSTPPAATPATPPPAAAPPAEPVPAFEPPSTPPPAPPARKLTRKEREAEARRQREEEARLKKEQREQEEQRKRDEEARRKRDEEEKRKRDEEEKRKRDEEKKQRPKLDEDDLRNY; via the coding sequence ATGCAACGTCCTTTCAAGCGCGCGCTGCACGCGACGCTCAGTGGCTGGCTGGTGGGAATGCTGGCCCTGGGCCCCGCGGCGGCGGCGCAGCAACACGTACCGCTGCGGCTCATCCCGCGCACGCTGCCGGCGGCGGCGGGCCCGCGCGTGGCGGTGGTGGCCATTCCGTTGGACCCCTCGCTGGAGGGCGAGGCGCTGAAGCTGGCGCACTGGGCCGAGCAGGCCGTGGCGCGCTCCGGGAGGCTGGAGCTGGTGCGGCTCGCGGACGCGCTGGACGCCCAGGGCGCGAGCGCCCGGGAGGCGAAGGCGGTGGAGGGCAACGCCGCGTACAAGGAGGGCGCCAAGGCCTACGACGAGCTGGACACCGTGAAGGCGCTCCAGAGCTTCGACAAGGCGGTGCGCGCCTACGAGCAGTCGGACCTGTCGCGCGCGTTCGCGCTCCTGAGCCGCGCGCGGGTGATGAAGGCCGCGTCGCAGCTGGCCAACGGGGAGAACAAGGCCGCGGAGCTGGAGATGCGCTCGGTGCTGGCGGTGGACCCCCGCGCCCAGTTCAACCCGAACTTCTTCCCTCCCGAGGCGGTCGCGTTCGTGGAGAAGGAGCGCAAGGCGCAACTGGACGGCGCGGAGGCCTCGCTGTCGGTGCGCACCCAGCCGGTGCCCGCGCAGGTGTTCGTGGACGGGGCGTTCCGGGGCGTGTCCCCGCTGACGCTCACCGGCCTGACGCGCGCGGACCACTACGTGACGCTGGTGGCGCCGGGCTACGCCGTCCAGGAGGGGAGGGCGCGCGAAGGGGATGCGGCCTTCACGCTCACGCCCCTGCCCGTGCAGCAGCGGATGAACGCGCTGGTGGCGCGCATCGCGAAGGAGCCGGACGGCGAGGAGCGTGACAAGGCGCTGCGCGAATTGGGCGCGCTCGCGGGCGTGCCGCAGGTGCTGGCGCTGCTGGTGCGCGGCGGGCCGGGCAACGCGCCCCTGAACGTCACGGGCGTGCGGCTGGACGTGACGGACGGTCACAACCTGGCGTACGGCATGGGGCCCCAGGTGCCGCGCGGCGACGCGATGGCCACCGGCTCCGAGTCCTTCCTCACGGGGCTGGTCGCCCAGGACGCGGCGCGTGTCGGTGGCAAGCCGACGACGCACTTCACCGGGGGCGGCAGCGTGAGCCGCCGCACGGTGGGCTACGTGCTGCTGGCCACCGGCGTGGCCCTGCTGGCGGGCGGCATCTACTTCGGGCTGGAGGCCTCCTCGAAGTCGGATGCGTTCAAGACGGCCCCCCAGGGCAGCACCCGCGCGGAGGACCTGAAGAGCACCGGCAAGACGTACGCGCTGGTGGCGGACGTGGGCGTGCTGGCGGGCCTCGTGTCCGCGGGCGCCGGCGGCTACCTCGCGTTCTACAACAAGGGCGGGAGCGGTTCGGCGTCCCCGGCCACCCCCAGCCGGCCGCCCGCGCGCGACGTGCAGGCCCGCGACGCGAAGCCCATCGACCAGGCGCTGCCCATGCCTCCGCCGCCCGCTCGCACCGAGCCGGCCCCGAAGGCGAACGCCACGTCGACGCCGCCCGCCGCGACGCCGGCCACGCCCCCTCCGGCCGCGGCGCCGCCCGCGGAGCCGGTGCCCGCGTTCGAGCCCCCCTCCACGCCGCCCCCCGCGCCGCCCGCGAGGAAGCTGACGCGCAAGGAGCGCGAGGCGGAGGCCCGGCGCCAGCGTGAGGAGGAGGCCCGCCTCAAGAAGGAGCAGCGCGAGCAGGAGGAGCAGCGCAAGCGCGACGAGGAAGCCAGGCGCAAGCGGGACGAAGAGGAGAAGCGCAAGCGCGACGAAGAGGAGAAGCGCAAGCGCGACGAAGAGAAGAAGCAGCGTCCCAAGCTCGACGAAGACGATCTCCGGAACTACTAG